In one Umezawaea sp. Da 62-37 genomic region, the following are encoded:
- a CDS encoding phosphotransferase — protein sequence MKVRRDWYDLPEGVRLAVEHNIGQVLKTDSPTAGRNSELALTLWSEAGPVYCKGITTASSAWSSMHRNEMAVNPSLPDELAPRLLWHVETEGWLLLGFEHVSGQHADLSPDSADLPLVADAVAQISRTPLPPAPVARRSMSEQWARGLAAEIGSPLPPEAESWSAENLGLLDEWAIRAPDHMDGSSLAHTDLHPANILVSGRAQIIDWAWWRTAAPWVDPAFLLIRLIAEGHDPEAAEKWGCQFDGFSAAPPEALTAFVASVVRMWERRFSNTAATEAARQWARYRLS from the coding sequence ATGAAAGTTCGTCGTGATTGGTATGACCTGCCTGAGGGTGTACGGCTCGCCGTGGAGCACAACATCGGACAGGTGCTGAAAACCGATTCCCCGACTGCGGGCCGAAATTCCGAACTGGCCTTGACGCTGTGGTCCGAGGCCGGACCGGTGTACTGCAAGGGGATCACGACGGCGTCGTCGGCCTGGTCTTCGATGCACCGCAACGAGATGGCCGTGAACCCGTCCTTGCCTGACGAGCTCGCGCCGCGCCTGTTGTGGCATGTAGAGACGGAAGGGTGGCTGCTGCTCGGATTCGAGCACGTGTCCGGGCAGCACGCCGACCTCTCCCCGGATTCGGCAGACTTGCCGTTGGTCGCCGACGCGGTGGCGCAGATCAGCCGTACCCCGCTGCCCCCGGCTCCCGTGGCGCGACGGTCCATGTCCGAACAGTGGGCTCGCGGGCTGGCAGCGGAGATCGGGTCTCCGCTGCCACCGGAGGCGGAATCGTGGTCAGCGGAGAACCTCGGGCTGCTCGACGAGTGGGCGATCCGCGCACCCGATCACATGGACGGGTCAAGCCTCGCCCATACCGATCTTCACCCCGCCAACATCCTCGTCTCCGGTCGCGCGCAGATCATCGACTGGGCATGGTGGCGAACGGCCGCACCGTGGGTGGACCCGGCCTTCCTGCTCATCCGCCTCATCGCAGAGGGACATGATCCCGAAGCAGCGGAGAAATGGGGATGCCAGTTCGATGGCTTCTCGGCAGCGCCACCTGAAGCGCTTACGGCGTTCGTTGCCTCCGTGGTCCGCATGTGGGAGCGAAGGTTCTCGAACACTGCGGCGACCGAGGCTGCTCGTCAATGGGCGCGGTACCGATTGAGCTGA
- a CDS encoding DUF5753 domain-containing protein, whose translation MSEEDPGPVVQRLIFGARARTLRVAARFELEDANDALGWYRGKLSKIENGMLATKPAEVNAMLGKYGVSGLAAEEMRRLAAEARRTAAPERVADSARQYVALERAAAEVRMVYGEVPGMFQTSEFARAQLMRSPVVLGAQVTGWAEARQERGERLKAQSGQRVWAVLGEAALYWEVGGKDVLRRQLERLCELSELPNVSLRLFPFAAGASPGVSCPFTLLFIEPAQAHIAYTETLTGADYIKTTGAYSVAFEEAEVLALSEDNTRAALVRRINDLG comes from the coding sequence ATGTCGGAGGAAGACCCAGGCCCAGTCGTTCAACGGCTGATCTTCGGCGCGCGTGCGAGAACCCTCCGTGTAGCGGCTAGGTTCGAGCTGGAGGACGCCAACGACGCCCTTGGCTGGTACCGCGGCAAGCTCTCGAAGATCGAAAACGGCATGTTGGCGACCAAGCCAGCCGAGGTCAACGCCATGCTCGGCAAGTACGGAGTGTCCGGGCTTGCAGCCGAGGAAATGCGTCGGCTCGCGGCTGAAGCTCGCCGTACTGCTGCACCGGAACGGGTTGCGGACTCGGCACGCCAGTACGTCGCCTTGGAGCGCGCCGCAGCAGAAGTTCGTATGGTCTACGGCGAAGTACCGGGCATGTTCCAGACCAGCGAGTTTGCCCGCGCTCAGCTCATGCGATCACCGGTCGTTCTTGGTGCTCAGGTCACGGGGTGGGCCGAGGCACGACAGGAACGCGGCGAGCGACTGAAGGCTCAAAGCGGGCAGCGCGTGTGGGCCGTGCTGGGCGAGGCCGCCCTCTACTGGGAGGTTGGCGGCAAGGACGTCCTTCGGCGGCAACTTGAGCGCTTGTGCGAACTGTCCGAGCTGCCCAACGTGTCGCTGCGGCTGTTCCCGTTCGCTGCGGGCGCAAGTCCTGGCGTGAGCTGCCCGTTTACGCTGCTGTTCATCGAACCGGCGCAAGCGCACATCGCATACACGGAGACGCTGACCGGAGCGGACTACATCAAGACAACCGGCGCATACTCTGTCGCGTTCGAGGAAGCGGAAGTTCTGGCGTTGTCAGAGGACAACACACGTGCGGCACTGGTTAGGCGGATCAATGACCTTGGATGA
- a CDS encoding DUF397 domain-containing protein yields MTLDDSIPLVWRKSSRSGGGGAQCVEMACAPGNRVVRDSKNATGPNLTFSFHGFTAFLDDVKSGRHDLD; encoded by the coding sequence ATGACCTTGGATGACAGCATCCCTCTGGTGTGGCGGAAAAGCTCACGTAGCGGCGGTGGCGGCGCGCAGTGTGTCGAGATGGCATGCGCCCCTGGAAATCGAGTGGTGCGCGACAGCAAGAACGCCACCGGGCCGAATCTGACCTTCTCGTTTCATGGGTTCACTGCGTTCCTCGACGACGTGAAGTCTGGACGGCACGATCTAGACTGA
- a CDS encoding IS4 family transposase, with translation MPRPGQVKADTDTRLSDRIAIGLLTSAFPPELVDRVITETGRVGQRDRLLPPRVVVYFVLAMCLFSGQGYEEVARLLTEGLSWAARWSKPWRVPTTAAISRARVKLGPAPLKALFEQVAKPLASPATRGSWYRTWRVLAIDGTTFDVPDTPENTQRFGRPGSGRAAAQGDRAAFPQVRVVAVAECGTHAIVAATLGSITKAEATLSRELLPGLAKGELLIADRGFAGLPLWRAASAGGADLLWRVRSNIVLPVREELPDGSYLSEIVATEDHYRREDPVMVRVVEYTLDDPARPEHDAPYRLITTILDHRNAPARELAALYCQRWEIETALDELKTHQRGPGQVLRSRSADGVEQEVWAHLLVHYAIRSLMHTAAGEAGLDPDRLSFTRTLRLARRQTTAQAGFSP, from the coding sequence ATGCCACGGCCTGGACAGGTCAAGGCCGACACGGACACGCGATTGTCGGATCGGATCGCGATCGGCTTGTTGACCAGCGCGTTCCCGCCGGAGTTGGTGGATCGGGTGATCACCGAGACCGGCCGGGTGGGGCAACGTGATCGACTGTTGCCGCCGCGGGTGGTGGTGTATTTCGTGTTGGCGATGTGTCTGTTCTCCGGCCAGGGCTATGAAGAGGTGGCCCGGTTGTTGACCGAGGGCCTGTCGTGGGCGGCACGGTGGTCCAAGCCGTGGCGGGTACCGACGACCGCGGCGATCTCCCGCGCACGGGTCAAGCTGGGTCCGGCGCCGTTGAAGGCATTGTTCGAGCAGGTCGCGAAGCCGCTGGCCAGCCCGGCGACGCGGGGGTCGTGGTATCGGACCTGGCGGGTTCTGGCGATCGACGGCACGACCTTCGACGTGCCCGACACCCCGGAGAACACGCAGCGGTTCGGTCGACCGGGCAGCGGTCGTGCGGCGGCACAAGGTGATCGGGCGGCGTTTCCACAGGTGCGGGTGGTGGCGGTGGCCGAGTGTGGCACGCACGCGATCGTGGCGGCGACGCTGGGGTCGATCACCAAGGCCGAGGCCACCCTGAGCCGGGAGTTGTTGCCCGGCTTGGCAAAGGGTGAACTGTTGATCGCCGACCGCGGGTTCGCGGGGCTGCCGTTGTGGCGGGCCGCGTCCGCGGGTGGCGCGGATCTGTTGTGGCGGGTGCGGTCGAACATCGTGCTGCCGGTGCGCGAGGAACTGCCCGACGGGTCCTATCTGTCGGAGATCGTCGCCACCGAGGATCATTACCGCCGCGAGGATCCGGTGATGGTGCGGGTGGTCGAGTACACACTGGACGATCCCGCACGCCCCGAACATGACGCGCCGTATCGTTTGATCACCACGATTCTGGATCACCGTAATGCTCCCGCGCGGGAGTTGGCGGCGTTGTACTGCCAACGCTGGGAAATCGAGACCGCACTGGACGAGCTCAAGACCCATCAACGCGGGCCCGGACAGGTGCTGCGTTCCCGTTCGGCTGACGGCGTGGAGCAGGAGGTCTGGGCGCATCTGCTGGTGCACTATGCGATCCGGTCGTTGATGCACACCGCCGCCGGTGAGGCAGGTCTGGATCCCGACCGGTTGTCCTTCACCCGCACCCTGCGCCTGGCTCGCCGACAGACCACGGCCCAGGCCGGGTTTTCCCCCTGA
- a CDS encoding TIR domain-containing protein, whose translation MDAAVEDQFDVFLYYKSEDVTAAVALRAALKSRGQRVFLDVIEGEIWAPLTRSIEKSLARSRTLITLITKNFPINPTLLGGAARRTVLRVPARCG comes from the coding sequence GTGGATGCGGCGGTAGAAGATCAGTTCGATGTCTTTCTGTACTACAAGTCCGAGGACGTCACTGCTGCAGTAGCTCTGCGGGCGGCGCTGAAGTCGCGCGGGCAGCGGGTGTTCCTCGATGTGATCGAAGGCGAGATTTGGGCACCGCTGACGCGGTCGATCGAGAAGTCGCTAGCACGGTCGCGCACCCTTATCACGTTGATTACGAAGAACTTTCCGATCAACCCCACACTGCTGGGAGGAGCTGCACGTCGCACTGTCCTCCGCGTACCGGCTCGATGCGGGTGA
- a CDS encoding ISAs1 family transposase, whose protein sequence is MSSSPITVLSRQLAPLGEVAPQARTGLLEVLESVPDPRRKRGVRYRFAAILFVSVCAVVSGARSFAAIAEWAADAAEDTLSGMGIGAPNASTIRRALSALTGDGFDTAIGVWLSGRVKAAWMGAPGRRRRRAIAVDGKALRGSRHGEQRARMVMACLDHDSGVTVGQVEIAEKSNEIPMFAALLDTIVDVTGLVVTADALHAQRGHAEYLHGRGAHYVITVKGNQKALRDQLAGLPWKDVPIGYRETDTGHGRVVTRTYKVVTVAAGILFPHAAQAVRIVRTRKRKGSTRRASRETVYAVTSLTAAQAQPAELARYIRGHWHVENKLHWVRDVTMGEDASRARTGGGPRMMASLRNLAISLLRLTGHTNIAKAVRHMGRRPERAIKLISAS, encoded by the coding sequence GTGTCATCGTCTCCCATCACTGTCCTGTCACGCCAGTTGGCCCCGCTGGGCGAGGTGGCGCCGCAGGCGCGGACCGGGTTGCTCGAGGTGTTGGAGTCGGTGCCGGATCCACGCAGGAAACGGGGTGTGCGGTATCGGTTCGCGGCGATCCTGTTCGTGTCGGTGTGCGCGGTGGTCTCCGGTGCGCGGTCGTTCGCCGCGATCGCCGAATGGGCCGCGGACGCGGCCGAGGACACGCTGAGCGGAATGGGGATCGGCGCACCGAACGCGTCCACGATCCGGCGGGCGCTCTCGGCATTGACCGGTGACGGGTTCGACACCGCGATCGGCGTCTGGCTGTCCGGGCGTGTCAAGGCAGCGTGGATGGGGGCGCCGGGCAGGCGGCGGCGCCGCGCGATCGCGGTCGACGGTAAGGCGCTGCGGGGTTCCCGTCACGGCGAGCAGCGCGCGCGAATGGTGATGGCGTGCCTGGACCACGACAGCGGGGTCACGGTGGGCCAGGTCGAGATCGCGGAGAAAAGCAACGAGATCCCCATGTTCGCAGCACTTCTGGACACGATCGTCGATGTGACCGGTCTCGTCGTCACCGCCGACGCGTTGCACGCGCAACGCGGGCATGCCGAGTACCTGCACGGCCGTGGCGCGCACTACGTGATCACCGTGAAGGGCAACCAGAAGGCGTTGCGCGATCAGTTGGCGGGCCTGCCGTGGAAGGACGTGCCGATCGGGTACCGCGAGACCGACACCGGCCACGGCCGGGTAGTCACCCGCACCTACAAGGTCGTCACCGTCGCCGCCGGGATCCTGTTCCCGCACGCCGCCCAGGCCGTCCGGATAGTGCGGACCCGTAAACGCAAGGGCAGCACCAGGCGCGCGAGCCGCGAGACGGTGTACGCGGTGACATCCCTGACCGCCGCGCAGGCCCAGCCCGCCGAGTTGGCCCGCTACATCCGCGGGCACTGGCACGTGGAGAACAAGCTGCACTGGGTCCGCGACGTGACGATGGGCGAAGATGCCTCTCGGGCACGCACCGGCGGCGGGCCCAGGATGATGGCCAGCCTGCGCAATCTCGCCATCAGCCTGCTACGCCTGACCGGCCACACCAACATCGCCAAAGCCGTACGTCATATGGGAAGAAGGCCCGAACGAGCCATCAAGTTGATCTCAGCCAGCTGA
- a CDS encoding Wadjet anti-phage system protein JetD domain-containing protein → MKTPEQVVADLARRVKNSWAATLVGTPDALAWPLALPIGQPSSAELAAQFAEVTRLVITWREWAALHGLQLKFRARHIAGTDQELPTHLYVADLDTAARVCAGEWPTRLSQGRRRAAVLAKRYPRLAQPERTLAAANGLSDVDFDLLIQAADWFAGNDATGLTPRQVPIAGLHAKWLNTRQALVKELAGVENLQLAPAHPARIHFTYLDPAHRAAGGRVHDSATVGDRIQLPYRPEVVIISENKDTAIHFPEVGGGVSVEGVGRGGGTTAAFDWITRAPKVIYWGDMDADGLEILDGFRAAGVPAMSILMDPDAYESWERFGTNLDRHGKPLEPRPARPVPYLTEPEHTLYHRLIAPTWIRHRRIEQERIPLIVALEEVDRCGGSSPDSAV, encoded by the coding sequence GTGAAGACCCCTGAACAAGTTGTCGCCGATCTTGCCCGACGGGTGAAGAACAGTTGGGCCGCGACCCTGGTCGGCACACCCGATGCGTTGGCATGGCCCCTGGCGCTGCCGATCGGGCAGCCGAGCTCCGCCGAGCTCGCAGCCCAGTTCGCTGAGGTCACCCGTTTGGTCATCACGTGGCGAGAATGGGCCGCTCTACACGGTTTACAGCTGAAGTTCCGTGCCCGCCACATCGCCGGCACCGATCAAGAGCTGCCCACCCACCTGTACGTGGCCGATCTCGACACCGCCGCACGCGTTTGCGCAGGCGAGTGGCCAACTCGCCTTTCCCAGGGCCGACGGCGAGCCGCCGTCTTAGCCAAACGCTACCCGCGACTGGCCCAGCCCGAACGCACGCTAGCCGCCGCGAACGGCCTCTCCGACGTCGACTTCGACCTGCTGATTCAGGCCGCAGATTGGTTTGCTGGCAACGATGCAACCGGGCTGACGCCCCGCCAAGTACCGATCGCAGGCCTGCATGCGAAATGGCTCAATACTCGACAGGCGCTGGTCAAGGAGTTGGCCGGGGTCGAGAATCTGCAGCTGGCCCCAGCGCACCCGGCCCGCATCCACTTTACCTATCTCGATCCGGCTCATCGTGCCGCTGGCGGCCGGGTGCACGACTCTGCCACGGTTGGTGACAGGATCCAGTTGCCATACCGGCCGGAGGTGGTGATCATCTCTGAGAACAAGGATACTGCCATCCATTTCCCGGAGGTGGGAGGAGGAGTCTCGGTCGAGGGGGTTGGCCGAGGTGGGGGTACGACCGCGGCGTTCGACTGGATAACACGGGCTCCGAAAGTCATCTACTGGGGTGACATGGACGCTGATGGCTTAGAAATCCTTGACGGGTTTCGTGCTGCCGGCGTGCCAGCTATGTCGATCCTGATGGACCCGGACGCCTACGAATCCTGGGAGCGATTCGGTACTAACCTCGACCGGCACGGCAAACCGCTCGAACCGCGTCCCGCTCGACCGGTGCCGTACCTGACTGAGCCTGAACACACCCTCTACCACCGGCTCATCGCACCGACCTGGATCCGTCATCGTCGTATTGAGCAAGAACGGATCCCGCTGATTGTGGCGCTCGAGGAGGTGGACCGCTGTGGAGGCTCCAGTCCTGACAGCGCCGTGTGA
- a CDS encoding ATP-binding protein yields MTTNDYRDLLDTDPTRTAADATSPVSDAGVLFHIDGATESTLQWKAETFQLVNWGGFEGRVRFDFHPGSTLISGASGTGKSTLLDAYIALMMPSDTPFNGASNDAVGGRARSVEQRNLLTYLRGQTDTTADADGQEKPKVLRGDRATTWGAVGMTFVDDRGRRFTALRAYYVPARARRNGEFTMRMATFDGVLDLADFAEHADQAFAPKALKAAFPGLKTWDSYAAFANILYTRLGIGANGDGSKALRLLVRIQSGHQIRTVDELYKEMVLERPATFASADRAIEHFDDLEAAYLAMQTEQQKADLLAPITELHTRLLDARAEVETIDTFGLALDGDTPIKLWSLRTETALLTDAVDANRDARATNVDRLKWARGDEDDLARDLKAAQDAHRDSGGADLERLADEIKAECRRRDERLDRRGELAQRTVALNAPLDSREVFVKLHSAADAFLTTYGEADTELGEQRDQLLRRQFPLLERKRHLTDERASFAGRAGRVPKFLDDMRHQVATAAGMDPAELPFLAELIDIDPEHARWRTAIETVLGGSARLLLVPRERLEDFSRRIDPLHLRGRLTFEGVPSTEHRDVAGDPDTIAGKLLFKNHPFSAWVIRHVTDPARNALCVATAEELTGLSYRVTLAGQTRRGTSGSHGRNDSSNIIGFSSAEAIADIDRQLADVNTALGTLDTQRTQVEQERDALDRTSRAYEEVRRVAWDDIDVAGVEQRIRELEANRSAILNANDRLRALETHIGHLNGVLEKARERRFDLQNRGKELNDQHAILADRQDKVSDELYRIEDKQTVVLDDEQVVRLNKEFAAAAAPADPDSLDQFLNNLGHLRKRLNSAVAGARLDVERAEAELARTFDTYQRLWEDPTLGATATSYPDYARILDNIITTGLHERRDEWRRRLTQWSGQDLVPLSGAMDAAIEDIEDRLAPINDILAALPFGAGRDRLRIKLRRLAPDHVMQFRRELRVLSSTATKGLEESQMERRFTELQQFMAQLRRRDDPRATAELADRDRLLDVRRHVEITAERYSSDCVLLSVHSALGGKSGGESQELVAFIVGAALRFRLGDELRARPRFAPVFLDEGFVKSDSEFAGRAVQAWKGLGFQLIVGAPLDKVTALEPHMDELLAITKDNATGYSFVAHIKDPVDRGHE; encoded by the coding sequence ATGACCACTAACGACTACCGCGATCTCCTCGACACCGATCCAACCCGCACTGCCGCCGATGCGACGTCGCCAGTTTCGGATGCTGGAGTCCTGTTCCACATCGACGGAGCTACCGAAAGCACTCTTCAGTGGAAGGCGGAGACATTTCAACTGGTGAACTGGGGCGGATTCGAGGGCCGTGTCAGGTTTGACTTCCATCCCGGTTCGACTCTGATCTCCGGAGCTTCGGGTACTGGCAAGAGCACGCTGCTCGACGCCTACATCGCACTGATGATGCCGTCCGACACCCCGTTCAACGGTGCGTCCAACGACGCGGTCGGAGGCCGCGCGCGCAGCGTCGAGCAGCGCAACCTGCTCACCTATCTGCGCGGCCAGACCGACACCACCGCAGACGCCGACGGCCAGGAGAAGCCGAAGGTGCTCCGTGGGGACCGGGCCACTACGTGGGGTGCGGTCGGCATGACCTTTGTCGACGACCGCGGGCGACGCTTCACCGCGCTTCGCGCGTACTACGTGCCCGCCCGAGCTCGCCGCAATGGCGAGTTCACCATGCGCATGGCCACTTTCGACGGCGTCCTCGACCTCGCCGACTTCGCTGAACACGCGGACCAGGCCTTCGCCCCGAAGGCACTGAAGGCCGCCTTCCCAGGGCTGAAGACCTGGGACAGCTACGCCGCCTTCGCCAATATCCTCTACACCCGCTTGGGCATTGGAGCCAACGGCGACGGCTCGAAGGCGCTGCGCCTGCTGGTCCGCATCCAGTCCGGCCACCAGATCCGCACCGTTGACGAGCTGTATAAGGAGATGGTTCTAGAGAGGCCGGCCACCTTCGCCTCTGCCGATCGCGCCATCGAGCACTTCGACGACCTTGAGGCCGCCTACCTGGCGATGCAGACCGAGCAGCAGAAGGCCGATTTGCTCGCTCCCATCACCGAACTGCATACCCGGCTGCTCGACGCCCGCGCCGAGGTGGAGACGATCGACACCTTCGGCCTCGCCCTTGACGGGGACACCCCCATCAAACTGTGGAGCCTGCGCACCGAGACAGCTCTGTTAACCGATGCCGTGGACGCCAACCGGGATGCACGCGCGACGAACGTCGACCGACTGAAGTGGGCACGCGGCGACGAGGATGATCTGGCCCGCGATCTCAAGGCAGCCCAGGATGCGCACCGCGACAGCGGTGGTGCTGACCTGGAGCGGCTCGCTGATGAGATCAAGGCCGAGTGCCGCCGTCGTGACGAGCGGCTGGATCGTCGCGGCGAGCTCGCACAGCGAACCGTGGCACTGAACGCGCCGTTGGACAGCCGCGAAGTCTTCGTGAAACTCCACTCCGCCGCTGACGCGTTCCTCACCACCTACGGCGAAGCCGACACCGAACTGGGCGAGCAGCGCGACCAACTGCTTCGGCGGCAGTTTCCGCTCTTGGAACGCAAGCGGCACCTGACTGATGAGCGCGCGTCCTTCGCCGGCCGTGCCGGGCGGGTACCGAAATTCCTCGACGACATGCGTCACCAGGTCGCCACTGCGGCGGGCATGGATCCGGCAGAGCTGCCGTTCCTCGCTGAACTCATCGACATCGACCCCGAGCACGCCCGCTGGCGCACCGCGATCGAAACCGTTCTCGGCGGCAGCGCACGCCTCCTGCTCGTGCCGCGTGAACGGCTGGAGGACTTCTCCCGCAGGATCGACCCACTGCACTTGCGGGGAAGATTGACCTTCGAGGGTGTCCCATCCACCGAGCACCGCGACGTCGCCGGCGACCCGGACACCATTGCCGGCAAGTTGCTGTTCAAGAACCACCCGTTCAGCGCATGGGTGATTCGGCACGTGACCGACCCGGCGCGCAACGCGCTGTGCGTGGCGACCGCGGAGGAGCTGACCGGTCTCAGCTACCGCGTCACTCTTGCCGGGCAAACCCGGCGAGGCACCAGCGGCAGCCACGGCCGCAACGACAGCTCCAACATCATCGGTTTCTCCAGCGCCGAGGCGATCGCCGACATCGACCGGCAGCTCGCCGACGTCAACACCGCGCTCGGCACGCTCGACACCCAGCGGACACAGGTGGAGCAGGAGCGAGATGCACTGGACCGGACCAGCCGGGCGTACGAGGAAGTGCGCCGGGTCGCCTGGGACGACATCGACGTTGCTGGCGTCGAGCAGCGCATTCGGGAACTGGAGGCCAACCGGAGCGCGATCCTCAACGCCAACGACCGGTTGCGTGCGCTCGAAACTCACATCGGGCACCTGAACGGAGTCCTGGAGAAAGCCCGCGAACGCCGGTTCGACTTGCAGAACCGCGGAAAGGAACTCAACGACCAGCACGCCATTCTGGCCGACCGGCAGGACAAGGTGAGCGACGAGCTCTACCGGATCGAGGACAAGCAGACGGTCGTCCTCGACGACGAGCAGGTCGTCCGGCTGAACAAGGAGTTCGCCGCCGCCGCCGCACCCGCAGACCCGGACAGCCTCGATCAGTTCCTCAACAACCTGGGCCATCTGCGCAAGCGGCTGAACAGCGCTGTCGCGGGCGCACGCCTCGACGTGGAACGCGCCGAGGCCGAACTCGCGCGAACGTTCGACACCTACCAGCGCCTGTGGGAAGACCCAACGCTAGGTGCGACCGCGACGTCATACCCGGACTACGCCCGAATCCTGGACAACATCATCACCACCGGTCTGCACGAGCGGAGGGACGAGTGGCGCCGACGACTCACCCAATGGAGCGGCCAGGACCTGGTGCCGCTGTCAGGCGCGATGGACGCCGCCATCGAGGACATCGAGGACCGGTTGGCACCGATCAACGACATCCTGGCCGCGCTGCCCTTCGGGGCAGGCCGCGACCGGCTGCGCATCAAGCTGCGCCGCCTCGCCCCCGACCACGTGATGCAGTTCCGCCGAGAGCTGCGGGTGCTGTCGTCGACGGCGACCAAAGGACTCGAAGAGAGCCAGATGGAACGTCGGTTCACCGAACTGCAACAGTTCATGGCCCAGTTACGGCGCCGCGACGACCCGCGCGCTACTGCGGAACTCGCCGACCGCGACCGGCTGCTGGACGTCCGACGGCACGTGGAGATCACCGCCGAGCGGTACAGCTCCGACTGCGTGCTGCTCAGCGTGCACTCCGCGCTCGGCGGCAAGAGCGGCGGCGAGAGCCAGGAGTTGGTGGCCTTCATCGTGGGAGCGGCACTGCGGTTCCGCCTCGGCGACGAGTTGCGAGCCCGCCCGCGGTTCGCACCGGTGTTCCTCGACGAGGGCTTCGTCAAGTCCGACTCCGAGTTCGCTGGCCGCGCCGTGCAGGCGTGGAAAGGCCTGGGCTTCCAGCTGATCGTCGGGGCACCGTTGGACAAGGTGACCGCGCTGGAACCGCACATGGACGAGCTGCTCGCCATCACCAAGGACAACGCGACCGGCTACTCCTTCGTCGCACACATCAAAGATCCGGTTGACCGGGGTCACGAGTGA
- a CDS encoding DUF4194 domain-containing protein has product MIEPDPTVDFPLNGSDLPTGAMRTEWDSDWATDELDVDDPERERTSTVALFEGDEGGLEVDQRRALVVLLKQRFITGRTNPKEWRALTRNPRPIRARLNDLFLQLYLDTEREVAYKRQVVPEGGGRPFPTLLHDAPWGREDTILLVFLRSRFRSEQAAGANRVFVDRDDILEFVDQHRPEHATDQSGDAKRATKAIETLYTAGLLMGPRTADRFEISNAVEVLLSMEKLTELLAWLRHQNHSEDSSAERVSNAGSSTPGVGESGS; this is encoded by the coding sequence ATGATCGAGCCCGATCCGACCGTCGACTTTCCGCTGAACGGTTCTGACCTCCCTACCGGCGCTATGCGCACCGAATGGGATTCGGACTGGGCGACCGATGAACTGGACGTTGATGACCCGGAACGGGAGCGTACGTCAACCGTCGCCCTGTTCGAGGGCGACGAGGGCGGCTTGGAGGTCGACCAGCGACGGGCTCTGGTCGTGCTGCTGAAGCAGAGATTCATCACCGGGCGAACCAATCCGAAGGAGTGGCGCGCGCTCACTCGCAACCCTCGTCCGATCCGCGCTCGTCTCAACGACCTGTTCCTGCAGCTGTACTTGGACACTGAACGCGAGGTGGCCTACAAACGTCAGGTCGTCCCCGAAGGCGGCGGCCGACCGTTCCCCACCCTGCTGCATGACGCGCCATGGGGACGTGAGGACACGATCCTGCTGGTCTTCCTGCGCAGCCGGTTCCGCAGCGAGCAGGCCGCAGGCGCCAACCGAGTGTTCGTCGACCGCGACGACATACTCGAGTTCGTCGACCAGCACCGGCCGGAGCACGCCACCGATCAGTCCGGCGATGCCAAGCGCGCTACCAAGGCCATCGAGACGCTTTACACGGCTGGCCTGCTCATGGGGCCACGGACGGCCGATCGCTTCGAGATCAGCAACGCGGTTGAGGTCCTGCTATCGATGGAGAAGCTGACCGAACTGTTGGCGTGGCTGCGTCACCAGAACCACTCCGAAGACAGCTCCGCCGAACGCGTCTCCAACGCTGGTTCCAGTACTCCGGGTGTCGGCGAGAGCGGAAGTTGA